A genomic stretch from Telmatocola sphagniphila includes:
- a CDS encoding sulfatase-like hydrolase/transferase, translating to MRSILLVTLLFLASDSNILRAQESSTRPNVLFLFADDMRADTISALGNTEIQTPNLDRLVRSGVAFQRAYMQGARNGATCVPSRAMLLSGKSLFRIDEKLRRDPSWPSAFAKAGYTTFLTGKWHNTPESIPLCFQNARSVFVGGMTNPMRAPLSNLVDGRMTKAEILPKHACDSFAEEAITFIRTQKENPFLCYVAFDAPHDPHIVPENFPIHYQPNKLSLPGNYLPQHPFNNGEMAIRDERLLPWPRTPEAIRQMKADYYRYISYLDSQVGRILDALAASEHEKNTIIVFSADSGVSLGSHGLLGKQSLYEHALRVPLIISGPGIAAGQSSQAMCYLFDVFPTLGKLCGVPAPSSSEGIEFGAVLKDTSKPARKEMMFAYMNVQRAVRDSRWKLIRYPQIDKTQLFDLTSDPEEINNLAELPEQQMRVAELMALLKKEQIRYSDPSPLKVAEPISPDWIPPKNFPKKP from the coding sequence ATGCGTTCGATTTTGCTGGTCACACTGCTATTTCTCGCTTCGGATTCAAACATTCTGAGAGCGCAGGAGAGTTCAACACGGCCCAATGTCCTGTTTCTTTTCGCCGACGACATGCGGGCGGATACAATCTCCGCCCTGGGAAACACGGAAATCCAAACTCCTAACTTGGACCGGCTGGTTCGCTCCGGCGTTGCTTTCCAGCGGGCCTATATGCAGGGTGCCCGGAATGGAGCGACCTGCGTTCCCTCCCGGGCGATGCTGCTTTCGGGGAAGTCTTTATTTCGAATCGATGAGAAATTACGGCGAGATCCCAGCTGGCCGAGCGCGTTTGCAAAAGCGGGCTATACAACTTTTCTTACTGGCAAATGGCATAACACCCCTGAATCTATTCCGCTCTGCTTTCAAAATGCCAGATCGGTATTCGTGGGAGGTATGACCAACCCGATGAGGGCGCCGTTAAGTAATTTAGTCGATGGCCGCATGACCAAAGCGGAGATCTTACCCAAACATGCCTGCGATAGCTTCGCGGAGGAAGCCATTACGTTCATACGAACTCAAAAGGAAAACCCGTTTCTTTGTTATGTGGCCTTCGATGCTCCACACGATCCGCATATCGTACCGGAAAATTTTCCCATTCATTACCAGCCGAACAAACTCTCGTTGCCCGGCAATTATCTACCTCAACATCCCTTCAATAACGGGGAGATGGCGATCCGCGATGAACGATTACTCCCCTGGCCGCGCACACCGGAAGCAATCCGGCAAATGAAAGCGGACTATTACCGCTATATTTCTTATCTTGATTCCCAGGTCGGCCGGATCCTCGATGCCCTGGCCGCTTCTGAACATGAAAAAAATACCATAATTGTTTTCTCGGCAGACTCCGGCGTGAGCCTCGGCAGTCACGGCCTGCTCGGCAAGCAAAGCCTTTATGAACATGCCTTAAGAGTTCCGCTAATTATTTCCGGCCCGGGCATCGCGGCAGGCCAAAGCTCCCAGGCGATGTGCTACCTCTTTGATGTTTTCCCCACGCTGGGAAAACTTTGCGGAGTACCCGCCCCCAGTAGCAGCGAAGGAATTGAGTTCGGTGCGGTGCTCAAGGATACGAGTAAACCCGCCCGCAAAGAAATGATGTTCGCTTATATGAACGTGCAGCGGGCCGTGCGGGATTCACGTTGGAAACTAATCCGCTACCCGCAAATCGACAAGACGCAGCTATTCGATCTTACTTCGGATCCCGAAGAGATAAACAATCTGGCCGAGCTACCCGAGCAGCAGATGCGAGTGGCCGAGTTGATGGCGCTGTTGAAGAAAGAACAAATTCGATACTCGGATCCGTCTCCACTCAAAGTAGCCGAACCTATATCTCCGGATTGGATACCACCGAAAAATTTTCCAAAGAAGCCATGA
- a CDS encoding arylsulfatase has product MRYALPLLFLFGIAPIQAEPPNLSRPNILLIVADDMGFSDPGCFGGEISTPNLDQLAKNGLRFTQFYNTARCWPSRAALLTGYYAQSIRRDTVPGVKSGVQGVRPNWAQLLPIYLKQRGYHNYHSGKWHIDGSPLKNGFEHSYSLNDHDRYFGPRLHTEDDKPLPAVANNTPYYATTAIADHAIKCLKNHSKDYVGQPFFEYLAFTSPHFPLQALPEDIARYKGKYLPGWDQLRRERWQRLTDLKISNTDLSNVERDLGPPYPYPADLKKLGPNEVNLPVEWDKLTVEQKEFQANKMAIHAAMVNRLDQEIGRVIAQIKSMDQLENTLILFLSDNGASAEMMVRGDGHDPQAPMGSAKTFLSLGPGWSSLANTPFRRHKTWVHEGGISTPLIVHWPRGISAHGELRQTPGHLVDILPTLLEVAGGKRPEVIEGQAVPPAPGKSLVPVFAKEGTVSHDSLWWMHEGNRALRVGDWKIVAAGEKSDWELYDLSVDRAEAHNLATAQPQKVAELAEIWKKQFDEYATLARKDAPRSPKK; this is encoded by the coding sequence ATGCGTTACGCACTTCCGCTGCTGTTTTTATTCGGGATCGCTCCAATTCAGGCGGAACCTCCCAATCTCTCCCGACCTAATATCCTTCTGATTGTCGCAGATGATATGGGATTTTCCGATCCCGGTTGTTTCGGTGGTGAAATTTCGACGCCTAACCTCGATCAACTCGCCAAGAACGGTTTGCGCTTTACCCAGTTCTACAACACGGCCCGCTGCTGGCCGTCGCGGGCCGCACTTCTCACAGGGTATTATGCCCAATCGATTCGCCGCGATACTGTACCCGGAGTGAAAAGCGGTGTTCAAGGCGTGCGACCGAACTGGGCGCAACTACTCCCCATCTATCTAAAACAACGCGGCTACCATAACTATCATTCGGGCAAATGGCACATCGACGGATCGCCTTTGAAAAATGGTTTCGAACACTCCTACAGTCTGAACGATCATGATCGTTACTTCGGGCCGCGATTGCATACTGAGGACGACAAGCCATTGCCTGCCGTTGCAAACAACACACCTTACTACGCCACGACCGCTATTGCCGATCATGCGATTAAGTGTTTGAAGAACCACTCCAAAGACTATGTCGGACAACCGTTCTTCGAATACCTGGCTTTTACATCGCCACATTTTCCGCTGCAGGCTTTGCCGGAAGATATCGCTCGTTATAAGGGCAAATATCTGCCGGGTTGGGATCAGTTGAGACGCGAACGCTGGCAGCGCTTGACCGATTTGAAAATCAGCAACACGGATCTCTCGAACGTTGAGCGTGATCTTGGACCGCCCTACCCCTACCCGGCGGATCTGAAAAAGTTGGGGCCCAACGAAGTCAATCTCCCCGTTGAATGGGATAAACTGACAGTCGAACAGAAAGAATTTCAAGCCAACAAAATGGCAATTCATGCCGCCATGGTCAACCGCTTGGACCAAGAAATCGGCCGCGTTATTGCACAAATAAAATCGATGGATCAGCTGGAAAACACTTTGATTTTATTCCTCTCGGATAACGGCGCCAGCGCGGAGATGATGGTTCGCGGCGATGGCCACGACCCTCAAGCTCCGATGGGAAGCGCTAAAACTTTTTTGAGCCTGGGGCCCGGTTGGTCGAGCCTGGCGAACACTCCCTTTCGGCGGCATAAAACCTGGGTTCACGAAGGGGGGATCTCCACACCTCTGATCGTACACTGGCCCCGGGGAATCTCGGCGCACGGTGAACTTCGGCAGACGCCTGGCCATCTGGTGGATATTTTGCCGACACTTCTGGAGGTCGCGGGGGGTAAACGCCCGGAAGTAATCGAAGGCCAAGCCGTGCCGCCTGCGCCGGGTAAAAGTCTGGTGCCGGTGTTCGCCAAAGAAGGAACCGTTTCCCATGACTCATTGTGGTGGATGCACGAAGGCAATCGGGCTTTGCGAGTGGGGGATTGGAAAATCGTCGCGGCGGGAGAAAAGAGCGATTGGGAACTTTACGATCTCAGCGTCGATCGGGCAGAGGCGCACAACCTGGCCACCGCCCAACCGCAAAAAGTGGCCGAGCTGGCGGAAATTTGGAAGAAGCAATTCGATGAATATGCCACACTGGCTCGTAAGGACGCACCCCGATCTCCTAAGAAATGA
- a CDS encoding YbhB/YbcL family Raf kinase inhibitor-like protein produces MRSFQQVVFNEPPPRRKKPWLKIGLVLCLIIGVLSSALLLAQVPKKNQAAPKIIQKGDLKVTSPDFEANGKYPIEFTGDGEGISPPLKWSGAPKETKCYALQLWHVPGPGDVKSYWVLYNIPASVTSLEKNSKGVGQLGYNDKNRKEYDPMKSKGPGPKEYHITVYALSEEPKFKSEKVTRTELLNAIKDITLAESTLSYTYERKNQ; encoded by the coding sequence ATGCGAAGCTTTCAACAAGTGGTTTTTAACGAACCTCCACCCCGTCGAAAGAAGCCCTGGCTCAAAATCGGGCTGGTTCTCTGTCTAATCATAGGGGTGCTTTCCAGCGCCTTGCTTCTCGCACAAGTTCCGAAAAAAAATCAGGCTGCACCCAAGATCATTCAAAAGGGTGATCTTAAAGTCACGAGCCCGGACTTCGAAGCCAATGGCAAGTATCCAATTGAATTTACAGGTGATGGTGAAGGAATCTCGCCGCCTTTGAAATGGAGCGGCGCACCCAAGGAAACCAAATGCTACGCGCTTCAACTCTGGCACGTACCCGGCCCTGGGGATGTAAAATCGTACTGGGTGCTCTACAACATTCCCGCCAGCGTCACGAGCCTGGAGAAGAACTCGAAAGGCGTGGGGCAGCTGGGCTATAACGACAAAAATCGCAAAGAATACGACCCCATGAAGTCTAAAGGGCCTGGGCCCAAGGAATATCACATCACCGTTTACGCGCTGTCTGAAGAACCCAAATTTAAATCAGAAAAAGTGACTCGCACGGAACTGCTGAACGCCATCAAAGATATTACGCTCGCGGAAAGCACTTTGAGTTACACCTACGAACGGAAGAATCAATAA
- a CDS encoding DUF1501 domain-containing protein, with protein MLSLNGYANRLCDGLTRREILKVGALGMGGLSLPNLLRAEQARGILKSQKAVIMIYMVGAPPHQDMYDLKMEAPVDIRGEFKPINSKVPGIQICEYLPKIASIMDKCVPIRSVYGSPDGDHDSFICYTGRSKRDLVPGTWPSIGSTISKLLGPANGSIPPFVGLAPNAGHPPYGSPGHPGYLGVTHSAFRPSGSVREDMKLNGLNSSMLADRKQLLANFDGMRRDLDNTQTMNGLDAFGRQAMEILSSAKLAEALDISKEPQAIRDRYGKGDSKNYGDGAPRNPDHFLMARRLVEAGARVVTLNFGRWDFHSKNFSECKDTHFPIFDRCMHALITDLHERGMDKDVAVVAWGEFGRTPKINADGGRDHWPDVGGALIAGGGFKTGQVIGSTTKDGGRIASRPVHFGEVHATLYHHFGIDPLAVTLPDYTGRPHTLVDNWRAMPELV; from the coding sequence ATGCTCTCACTGAACGGTTACGCGAACCGGCTTTGCGACGGCTTGACACGTCGCGAAATCCTAAAGGTCGGTGCCCTGGGCATGGGTGGCCTTTCTCTCCCCAATCTCCTGCGAGCGGAACAGGCTAGAGGGATCCTCAAGTCGCAAAAGGCCGTGATCATGATTTACATGGTCGGAGCGCCGCCGCACCAGGACATGTACGATCTGAAGATGGAAGCTCCGGTCGACATTCGCGGAGAATTTAAGCCAATCAACAGCAAAGTACCCGGCATACAAATTTGCGAATACCTTCCTAAAATCGCTTCGATCATGGATAAGTGCGTACCGATACGATCGGTCTACGGCTCGCCGGATGGCGATCACGATTCGTTTATTTGTTATACGGGTCGCTCGAAGAGGGATCTGGTGCCCGGTACATGGCCCTCTATTGGATCGACAATTTCCAAGCTCCTGGGACCTGCGAACGGATCGATTCCTCCCTTTGTCGGACTAGCGCCCAACGCGGGTCATCCACCTTACGGTTCCCCGGGACATCCTGGCTATCTGGGTGTCACTCATTCCGCTTTTCGGCCTTCCGGTTCCGTCCGAGAGGATATGAAACTGAATGGGCTGAACTCCAGCATGCTGGCCGATCGTAAACAGCTTCTGGCCAATTTCGATGGTATGCGTCGCGATCTGGATAATACGCAGACGATGAACGGCCTCGATGCCTTTGGCCGTCAGGCCATGGAGATTTTATCTTCCGCCAAACTCGCGGAGGCACTGGATATCTCTAAGGAACCCCAAGCCATTCGCGACCGTTACGGTAAAGGGGACTCCAAAAATTACGGGGATGGGGCTCCTCGCAATCCGGATCATTTTCTGATGGCACGCCGATTGGTCGAGGCCGGGGCGCGTGTGGTCACACTGAATTTCGGCCGTTGGGATTTTCATTCGAAGAATTTCAGCGAGTGCAAGGACACCCACTTCCCGATTTTCGACCGCTGCATGCACGCCCTGATTACCGATTTGCATGAACGAGGAATGGATAAAGACGTGGCCGTGGTCGCTTGGGGAGAATTTGGTCGGACGCCGAAGATCAATGCGGATGGCGGGCGCGATCATTGGCCGGATGTTGGTGGTGCCTTGATTGCCGGGGGTGGCTTCAAAACGGGCCAGGTAATAGGTTCGACAACCAAAGATGGCGGTCGGATCGCCAGCCGACCGGTGCACTTCGGCGAAGTGCACGCGACTTTGTACCATCACTTTGGAATCGATCCGCTGGCGGTCACGCTGCCGGATTACACCGGTCGGCCGCACACTTTGGTCGATAACTGGCGGGCGATGCCAGAACTGGTTTAA
- a CDS encoding MBL fold metallo-hydrolase, with the protein MDRRDLMKLFSGTLLTGMFGEPLFAQDKKPVTSAFDEAKIVTSPLRDNVHLLTGPGGNIAISAAEQGVLIVDCGVPGRTNDIGKSISAITTKPLKMVVNTHWHFDHAGGNEALAKSGITIVAHENTRKRLAADQNIELFKMKIPASPEAAWPVLTFKDTMTIYHGPEELALEYLPNGHTDTDILIHFRKANLLHMGDLFFNGTYPFIDTSTGGTLEGMIQASEKALKMVDKDTKIIPGHGAVCGVPELKEFLDMLKALRDAIKPLMEAGKTLPQIVEAKPTARLDIKYGRGPVSGDLLVTMIYAALLPKK; encoded by the coding sequence ATGGACCGACGCGATCTCATGAAGTTATTCAGCGGCACCTTGCTTACCGGAATGTTCGGCGAGCCTCTTTTCGCTCAGGACAAAAAACCGGTAACCTCGGCCTTCGACGAGGCCAAGATTGTCACTTCGCCTTTGCGCGATAACGTTCACCTCCTCACCGGTCCCGGTGGTAACATTGCCATCTCGGCAGCGGAACAAGGTGTTTTGATCGTCGATTGCGGAGTTCCCGGACGAACCAACGATATCGGGAAAAGTATTTCGGCGATCACAACTAAACCACTGAAAATGGTGGTGAACACTCACTGGCACTTCGATCACGCCGGGGGCAATGAAGCGCTCGCTAAATCGGGAATCACTATCGTCGCTCACGAAAATACTCGCAAGCGATTGGCCGCGGATCAAAATATCGAACTTTTTAAAATGAAAATACCGGCTTCACCGGAAGCTGCCTGGCCCGTGCTAACGTTCAAAGACACGATGACCATTTATCATGGCCCGGAGGAATTGGCTCTCGAATATCTGCCCAACGGCCATACTGATACGGACATCCTGATTCACTTCCGCAAAGCCAATCTACTGCACATGGGCGATCTGTTCTTTAATGGGACTTATCCATTCATCGACACATCGACTGGCGGAACGCTGGAAGGGATGATCCAAGCGTCCGAAAAGGCTCTCAAGATGGTCGACAAAGATACCAAAATCATCCCGGGCCACGGTGCAGTATGCGGTGTTCCGGAACTCAAGGAATTTCTGGATATGCTGAAAGCCCTTCGGGATGCGATCAAACCACTCATGGAAGCCGGGAAAACTCTCCCGCAGATCGTCGAAGCCAAGCCGACAGCCCGCCTGGATATCAAATATGGCAGAGGCCCGGTATCCGGCGACCTGCTCGTAACCATGATTTACGCCGCCCTTTTACCGAAAAAATAA
- a CDS encoding PDZ domain-containing protein: MRYQFGRSLFLRSLCGMAVAFCLNSGSVWAQTAEIVNQIESRLQAQREMERAQLNAQLRYKQAEVQLAEVLYDRALVKIRNIYGASLSPISDTARAQLKIPSGQGLQVNNLDDQGPAQKIGLKDNDILLTLADKPLGSANDLTEILKAAKEAKLVLKLLRDGKAISISIRPVSSVSFGSVPSEKKDYYIGVQISTIEEVLRTQLKVPANEGVVINEVVKDSPAEKIGLKKHDIILSLGKKGISSSETLSAQVQATKDQPTTLVYLRDGNANSVTITPALRTPEPTSAEADPSLGDLRLKLWSSYIQGNRYANDYRALTQATNTTSTLAEKTVKVQGTRDAILLEQFGKFQEQIKEKTAKSNEELESLKAEIKALHTAIEQLNKTLREKK, from the coding sequence ATGCGCTATCAATTTGGGCGATCGTTATTTTTGCGATCCCTTTGTGGAATGGCGGTTGCATTTTGCTTGAATTCTGGATCCGTCTGGGCCCAGACAGCCGAGATTGTCAATCAAATTGAGTCACGTTTACAAGCACAGAGAGAAATGGAGAGAGCTCAACTTAACGCACAATTGCGGTACAAGCAAGCGGAGGTGCAGTTAGCCGAGGTATTGTATGATCGAGCTCTGGTAAAAATTCGAAATATCTATGGTGCCTCGCTCTCGCCCATCAGCGATACGGCCCGGGCGCAACTCAAAATCCCCTCAGGTCAAGGCTTACAGGTCAACAATTTAGACGATCAAGGTCCGGCTCAAAAGATCGGTTTGAAAGACAATGATATATTGCTTACCCTCGCCGATAAGCCACTGGGCTCGGCAAATGACTTAACAGAAATACTTAAAGCAGCCAAGGAAGCGAAATTGGTTTTGAAACTCTTACGGGATGGAAAAGCAATCTCCATTTCCATTCGGCCGGTTTCCAGCGTCAGTTTTGGCTCGGTTCCTTCCGAGAAAAAAGATTACTATATCGGGGTACAAATTTCCACGATTGAAGAGGTGCTGCGCACTCAGTTGAAAGTCCCTGCAAATGAAGGTGTCGTTATCAATGAAGTTGTTAAGGACAGTCCCGCCGAAAAGATAGGCCTCAAAAAGCACGACATTATTCTTAGTCTCGGCAAGAAAGGAATCAGCAGCTCTGAGACCTTGTCTGCACAGGTGCAGGCGACGAAAGATCAACCAACAACGCTGGTCTACCTGCGTGATGGTAATGCTAACTCCGTTACCATCACGCCTGCTCTTCGAACACCAGAGCCGACCAGCGCGGAAGCCGATCCTTCCTTAGGGGATCTTAGGCTTAAGTTATGGTCTTCTTACATTCAAGGTAATCGTTACGCCAATGACTACCGCGCTTTAACTCAGGCAACAAATACCACCAGTACCCTGGCGGAAAAAACTGTGAAAGTTCAAGGCACTCGCGACGCGATTCTCCTAGAACAATTTGGGAAATTTCAGGAGCAAATAAAGGAAAAAACGGCCAAATCCAATGAGGAATTGGAGTCTCTAAAAGCAGAAATTAAAGCTTTACATACGGCCATAGAGCAGCTGAATAAGACGCTTCGCGAGAAGAAATAA
- a CDS encoding anti-sigma factor, translating into MNAKKNNLELSQLIDRLVDGELPEQDRQALLRRLEIEPDGWRTCALTFLEAQTWRATFREVAEAPRQEIMPAKSTKSKFGWGFIPRVALLAASLLLTFYLGHSIQPTAREVVQQPVETPSEITVKNTPLEKPSESVPVSTPQTSKELAELTRLWAERGFFTELQERKLTLQMQDGRTVTVPVQEVYLHHPGNRTY; encoded by the coding sequence ATGAATGCAAAAAAAAACAACTTGGAACTATCTCAACTGATTGATCGACTGGTCGATGGTGAGTTACCTGAACAAGATCGCCAGGCGTTACTTCGAAGGTTGGAGATAGAACCCGACGGCTGGCGAACTTGCGCTCTGACATTCCTGGAAGCTCAGACCTGGCGAGCGACCTTTAGAGAAGTAGCTGAAGCGCCGCGGCAGGAAATTATGCCAGCCAAATCGACGAAGTCCAAGTTTGGGTGGGGATTTATTCCTCGTGTCGCACTACTCGCCGCCAGTCTGTTATTAACTTTCTATCTCGGCCATTCGATTCAGCCGACCGCCCGGGAAGTGGTTCAACAACCCGTTGAAACACCTAGCGAAATTACTGTTAAGAACACTCCGCTGGAAAAGCCTTCGGAATCGGTACCAGTTTCGACTCCGCAAACATCGAAGGAATTGGCGGAGTTGACCAGGCTCTGGGCCGAGCGAGGCTTTTTCACGGAGTTACAGGAGAGGAAACTCACCTTGCAAATGCAGGATGGGCGGACAGTGACTGTTCCTGTGCAGGAAGTCTATCTGCACCACCCCGGCAACCGAACTTATTGA
- a CDS encoding RNA polymerase sigma factor, giving the protein MAKNPTPTEAENCSPFPAAVSIDWPRALSQHDRWLRTSLFARLGIWQAVEEVMQEVSLAAISHKTPLCDPSRVGAWLYRVALRQSLMYRRRMGRYRKFLGGFARERSDEASTKPDPLNLLLSDERKILVRKALAKLSAIDAQILLLKYTEDWSYRELSLHLGVSESCIETRLHRARQRLRESILASDAMDSAE; this is encoded by the coding sequence ATGGCCAAGAACCCGACTCCAACCGAGGCAGAAAACTGTTCGCCCTTCCCGGCGGCAGTCAGTATCGATTGGCCGCGGGCTTTGAGCCAACATGACCGATGGCTGCGGACTTCATTATTCGCGCGCCTGGGTATCTGGCAAGCGGTGGAAGAAGTGATGCAGGAGGTTTCCCTCGCGGCCATCTCGCACAAGACGCCCCTGTGCGATCCCTCTCGGGTGGGGGCCTGGCTCTATCGCGTCGCTTTGCGTCAATCCCTCATGTACCGACGACGAATGGGCCGGTATCGGAAATTTCTCGGCGGATTCGCGCGGGAGCGAAGTGATGAAGCGAGTACAAAACCCGATCCGCTTAATTTGCTGCTCAGCGATGAACGCAAAATTCTGGTTCGGAAGGCCTTGGCAAAGTTGAGTGCGATTGATGCTCAGATACTTTTGTTGAAGTACACCGAGGACTGGAGTTACAGGGAACTGTCGCTGCATTTGGGTGTGAGCGAAAGCTGTATCGAAACACGACTGCATCGAGCCCGACAACGGCTACGCGAATCGATCCTGGCTAGCGATGCAATGGATTCGGCGGAATAG
- a CDS encoding cyanophycinase, which yields MRILPLVLLLFVSPAFSQDPASPQAEHLSPYGLKGKFLLLNGEKPKDLLDGEMLTVVDVKKGRLPAGLQLLNKVTEEPKPGSVGIHIPSEAYLLIDSRKMTNVGKGKITIRLAKSKNREARHIDLEGKRSADYNEMRRCAADRLAGSPYPPKEVPVPNVPNGTLVIVGGGGMPTEIAKAFVEAGGGSDGEFVFLPISMPDPIKTQPEETFMRKLGAKNVHVIPFREQKDLEDPKTLEILKKATGIWFGGGRQWNFMDAYEGTKLPDLFREVLKRGGVIGGSSAGATIQGDYMVRGAPAGPNIMMCEGYERALAFLPGTAIDQHFTARNRFKDMTGFMKAYPQYLGIGLDEATAIIVRGTTAEIMGKGKVHFYDRRKPVVEGEPDYEAYPAGTKYDLKERKVLK from the coding sequence ATGCGCATTCTTCCCCTGGTGTTGCTATTATTCGTTAGTCCCGCTTTTTCCCAAGATCCCGCGAGTCCTCAGGCCGAGCACCTATCTCCCTATGGACTGAAAGGCAAATTCCTGCTGTTGAATGGAGAAAAGCCCAAAGATCTGCTCGACGGCGAAATGCTGACGGTAGTGGATGTCAAGAAAGGCCGGCTCCCGGCGGGATTGCAACTCTTGAATAAAGTGACCGAGGAACCGAAGCCGGGCAGCGTCGGAATACACATTCCTTCGGAAGCCTATCTTCTGATTGACTCCCGTAAAATGACCAACGTGGGCAAAGGGAAGATCACAATTCGACTCGCAAAATCCAAAAATCGAGAAGCTCGCCATATCGATCTTGAGGGGAAGAGATCGGCCGATTACAACGAAATGCGGCGCTGCGCGGCGGATCGCTTAGCCGGTTCCCCCTACCCACCCAAAGAAGTTCCTGTGCCGAACGTCCCCAACGGCACCCTGGTGATCGTCGGCGGGGGCGGTATGCCGACGGAAATCGCGAAAGCGTTCGTCGAAGCCGGCGGCGGTTCGGATGGCGAGTTCGTTTTCCTGCCAATTTCGATGCCCGACCCTATTAAAACTCAGCCCGAAGAAACTTTCATGCGAAAGCTCGGTGCAAAAAATGTTCACGTCATCCCCTTTCGCGAACAGAAGGATCTGGAAGATCCCAAGACACTTGAAATACTCAAGAAAGCGACCGGCATCTGGTTCGGCGGCGGCCGGCAGTGGAATTTCATGGACGCTTATGAAGGTACTAAACTTCCCGATCTATTTCGCGAAGTACTCAAACGGGGCGGCGTAATCGGCGGATCCTCGGCCGGTGCCACGATCCAGGGAGATTACATGGTGCGCGGCGCGCCGGCTGGTCCAAATATTATGATGTGCGAGGGGTACGAGAGGGCTCTGGCGTTTCTGCCCGGCACAGCCATCGACCAACACTTTACTGCTCGGAATCGATTCAAAGATATGACCGGCTTCATGAAAGCTTACCCGCAATATCTTGGAATCGGACTGGATGAAGCGACCGCCATCATCGTGCGAGGCACCACGGCCGAGATTATGGGGAAAGGCAAAGTGCATTTTTACGATCGTCGCAAACCGGTCGTTGAAGGCGAACCCGATTACGAAGCTTACCCTGCCGGCACGAAATACGATCTGAAAGAACGAAAGGTATTGAAGTAA
- a CDS encoding NYN domain-containing protein translates to MKSPRMADGERTLAVFLDFENIGIGLKNRRDTFQVSKVLERLVEKGKIVAKKAYADWSRFGNFTGMLHEAAFELIEIPKRSQIGKNSADIRLCVDAMDLAFSKDHIDTFGIVSGDSDFSPLVSKLKELGKHVIGIGLAEATSDLLRDNCDEFIYYDDLDKPTLSASLSQSIPESKKKVMGLLMESLLALRRENKEVLWSSMIKDTMKRKKPSFNEEYHGYRTFTALLEDAAQQGFIELEKHKTSGTYVVTRFGEEMKQERIILPQPVVQSNGPRPTRPTTPVAPRGTGVNPPPSQRNPAPNPRPNQHARPPVEPPRATDTELDKFEDRLLDRVESRYGD, encoded by the coding sequence GTGAAATCACCTCGAATGGCGGATGGCGAGCGTACGCTGGCGGTATTCCTGGACTTTGAAAATATCGGTATCGGCCTTAAGAACCGCCGAGACACCTTTCAGGTTTCCAAAGTCCTGGAACGGCTGGTGGAAAAGGGCAAGATCGTAGCCAAGAAGGCCTACGCCGATTGGTCTCGATTCGGCAACTTCACCGGCATGCTCCACGAAGCCGCCTTCGAGTTGATCGAGATTCCCAAGCGCTCGCAGATCGGTAAGAACTCAGCCGACATCCGACTTTGCGTCGATGCCATGGATCTCGCCTTCTCCAAGGACCATATCGACACTTTCGGTATCGTCTCCGGAGACAGCGATTTTTCACCACTGGTTTCCAAGCTCAAGGAACTCGGCAAGCATGTTATCGGTATCGGTTTGGCCGAGGCTACCAGCGACCTTCTGCGCGACAACTGCGATGAATTCATCTATTACGACGATCTCGATAAGCCGACCCTCTCGGCCTCGTTAAGCCAATCGATTCCGGAAAGCAAAAAGAAGGTTATGGGCCTTCTCATGGAATCACTTCTGGCCCTTCGCCGCGAAAATAAGGAAGTCCTATGGTCTTCCATGATCAAGGACACGATGAAGCGGAAGAAGCCGAGCTTCAACGAAGAATATCACGGCTATAGAACTTTCACAGCACTGCTGGAAGACGCCGCGCAGCAGGGCTTCATTGAGCTGGAGAAACACAAAACCAGCGGCACCTATGTGGTCACTCGCTTTGGCGAGGAAATGAAGCAAGAGCGAATTATTCTGCCTCAACCGGTCGTTCAGAGCAACGGCCCGCGGCCAACTCGTCCCACCACCCCAGTGGCCCCCCGCGGCACGGGAGTTAATCCGCCGCCGTCGCAAAGAAATCCGGCACCCAACCCTCGCCCGAATCAGCACGCTCGACCACCCGTCGAGCCCCCGCGAGCCACGGATACCGAACTCGACAAATTCGAAGATCGATTACTGGATCGCGTGGAATCCCGCTACGGCGACTGA